A section of the Aphelocoma coerulescens isolate FSJ_1873_10779 unplaced genomic scaffold, UR_Acoe_1.0 HiC_scaffold_60, whole genome shotgun sequence genome encodes:
- the LOC138102085 gene encoding serine/threonine-protein kinase pim-1-like has translation MPGRAMRPARPRPRAGLRPPRPRASRRGLASARLLPYWRWRRWAGISACLLGSTVSLWLRLARPRPRPRPRPLPGPAEETDGAAAPAASAASSPVRALPLGSAAPAPEPPVSPSKEATSGDTRPGAVEERPAAVSGPGPSADSRVSPAGNALQGLRERYLEGSLLGRGGFGSVFAATRLSDGAPVAIKWVPRTRIRHWGELPNGTSAPLEVVLLDKVSTGFPGVVQLLEWLELPSNVVLVMERPEQSQDLLHFIRARGFLSEEVARELFRQVLEAVRHCTSCGVLHRDLKPENILVDLATGQAKLIDFGCGTYLQDTAYTSFAGTPAYSPPEWTHFGWYYGEAATVWSLGIVLHQMVCGRHPFPKGRNISWGQLSLPERLSQDCKELIRWCLSLHSLDRPSLEDLSCDPWLQDIHHP, from the exons atgccaggccgggccatgcgcccggcccgcccccggccccgggcggggctgcgccctccccgcccccgggcgtcccgccgcggtctcgcctccgcccggctcttgCCCTACTGGCGGTGGCGccgctgggcgggcatcagtgcctgcctcTTGGGCAGCACTGTTAGcctctggctccggctggcccggccccggccccggccccggccccggcccctcccgggaCCCGCCGAGGAGACagacggcgcggccgctcccgccgcgtccGCGGCGTCTTCCCCGGTCCGAGCTCTTCCGCTCGGCagcgcggcccccgcccccgagccgccggtgtccCCTTCGAAAGAGGCAACATCTGGGGatacccggcccggggcggttgaggagCGCCCGGCGGCCGTttctggccccgggccgagcgctgacagcCGCGTCTCGCCGGCAGGGAATGCGCTGCAGGGCCTGAGGGAGCGCTACCTGgagggttcgctgctggggcgcggcggcttcggcagcgtcttcgcggccacgcggctctcggacggcgccccg gtggccatcaaatggGTGCCACGGACCCGCATCcgtcattggggcgagctg cccaacGGCACCAGCGCACCACTCGaggtcgtgctgctggacaaggtgtccaccGGCTTCCCTGGTGTGGTGCAGCTCCTCGAGTGGCTCGAGCTCCCCAGCAACGtggtgctggtgatggagcGGCCGGAGCAGTCTCAGGACCTGCTCCATTTCATTCGAGCGCGGGGCTTCCTGTCCGAGGAGGTGGCACGGGAGCTGTTCCGCCAggtcctggaggccgtgcggcactgcaccagctgcggggtccttcaCAGGGACCTGAAaccagagaacatcctggttgacctggccacGGGCCAGGCCAAATTGATTGACTTTGGCtgcggcacctacctgcaagacacagcctacaccagctttgcag GAACACCAGcgtacagccccccggaatggacccattttggctggtactacggcgaggcagctaccgtctggtccctgggcatcgtgctgcaccagatggtctgcgggcgGCACCCGTTCCCGAAGGGCCGGAACATCAGCTGGGGCCAGCTGTCGCTCCCAGAACGGCTCTCTCAAG ACTGCAAGGAACTGATCAGATGGTGTCTGTCCCTGCACTCCTTGGacaggccctcattagaagacctgtcgtGTGATCCTTGGCTGCAGGATATTCATCATCCAtag